The following DNA comes from Arthrobacter sp. SLBN-83.
TTCACCCAAAAGGGCTACGCCGCCACCACCATTGATGAAATCGCCGCGTCAGCCGGTACCACCCGTGTGACCTTTTACGCGTATTACCCCACGCGCGCGGACCTGATGCGGGACTTCATGGCCAGGGTGAACGCCGTCCTGGAGCGCGCCGACGGCCCCGACAGCGGATCTACCGCCCCGGACCTGGTGCAGGTGGTGCGGGACGGCAAGCTGGCCGGCATCCTGTCCTGGCTCGAATCCCGGGCAGCCCTGTGGCCGGTCTTCCGCCCCTACCTGGATGTGCTGGACGAGGCGGCGGCCGTGGACCCCGAGGTGCGCACCATGGTGGAGCGCTGGCATGAGGAAGTCATCACGGACATGGTCCGCGGCATGCAGCTGGCAGGGCGCTTCGCCGGGGAAACCCGCCACATCCGCGGCACCCTGGCCTTCACGCAGCTCGACTACGTGGCCACGCTGTGGACCCGCCGCAAGATGGAGCCAAACCGCGAGCACGCCCTGGAGGTGCTGGCGGACAGCTGGTACCACCTGCTCTGCGACGAAGGCTAGTCTCCGCTCCCGCGTCCGGTTCGGGGGCCCGGGGGTAAAGATCAACGATGAACCGCACCAAGACGGGGTTGCTGTCCGCAGCCTCCGCTGCCGTACTTGCCCTGGGAGTTGCTCTCGGAACTGCCGTGGCCCATGGCACGGTGACTCCGACAACAGCGATGACTGGCGGAGCAATGATGATCAGCGCCGGCTGGTCAAGAGCCTGCGCATCGTTACCGACGACTACCGGTGGCTGGAAAACGCGGAAGCGGACGGCTACCGAAAAATCACTGAATGCATCGACAAACCCGGCGTCGGAGCCATGGGCTTCCACTACGCCAGGCAGGACCTGGTTGATGACAAGACCCAGGCCCGCAAGCCCGAGGTCCTGGTGTACATGCCCGACGAGGACGGCCAGTACGAACTGGTAGCGGCCGAATTCATCTCGACAGCGGCCGACCGTCCTGAGCTCGCCGGCCTCGACTTCGAGGACGGACCGTTCCCCGGTTCCTACGCGCTTCACGCATGGATCTGGCGGGACAACCCGGACGGCATGTTCGCTTCCTATAACCCGGACCTGAGCTGCCCTCAGTAGACCCTCGAGCGCCGTTCCCAGCACAAGCAAAAGGCGGGCGTACGACGCCGGGAGCCACCCGCCGTCGTACGCCCGCCTTAGCTCGCAGTGCTTAGGCTTTCACGAGTTTGGCTCCGGCCGGAACCTCGGCCGGGGCGCCGGGCTCGTTGCGCCCGTAGAGCCAGTCGTTGTACTGGAAGTTGTTGTCGCCGCGGCTCTTGAACAGCATGTTCCGCAGGACGCGGGCTACGCCGTCAACGTGCCAGGACTCGCCCCAGATGCGGGCGGTTCGCTGGACGCGGGCGGTGCGGGCTGCGCGGGTTTCGTTGAACTCGCGGAAGGCATCCTCCCACGCACCGGCGTCGATGCCTTCGGGCGTGAAGACGCAGTTACTGGCGGCGTCCTGCAGCACGGCCGCGTCCTCGAGCGCCTGGCAGGCGCCCTGGGCCAGGTACTGCAGCATAGGGTGGGCTGCGTCGCCGATCAGCGCCATGCGGCCGGACACCCAGTTTTCAATCGGGTTGCGGTCGTACATGGGCCAGCGGATGCCCGTGGCCAGGTTCTTCAGGGCTTCCTGCAGGGCCGGGACGCAGTCCTTGTAGGCCGCTTCCAGTTCGTCCACCCCGCCATACTGCTCCTCGCCGCGTTCAAAGGAAGGAGACTTGAATACTGCCACGGTGTTGAGCAGCTGGCCCTTCCGCAGTGGGTACTGGACCAGGTGGCAGTTGGGGCCCAGGTAGACGATGACGTCCTCCAGGTCCGCTGCAGGGGTTTCCTCGGTGATGGGCACCGTGCCGCGGTACGCCACGTAAGCCGAGTTCACCGGGCCGTCATTGGCAACGGTGGCGCGGAGGGTGGACTTCAGCCCGTCCGCAGCCAGGATGGCGTCTGCCTCGAAAACCTCGCCCTTGGCGCTGTAGGCCCGTGCCCGGTCGCCGTCGGTTTCCACCTTCTGCACCAGGACGTCGTTCACCAGGGTGACGCCGGCTTCCTGGCATGCTTCGAGCAGGATCCGGTGCAGGTCGCTGCGGTGGATCACCACATAGGGGGCGCCGTAGCGTTCCTCGAACTCGCCGCCCAGGGTCTGGCGGGTCAGTTCCTCCCCCGTGACCGCGTCGCGGAACACCAGGTGCTTGGGCTGGACACCGATTTTCAGGGCTTTTTCCAGCAGGCCCCAGCGCTTGAGGACGCGGGAGGCGTTGGGGGCCATTTGCAGTCCGGCACCAACTTCGCCGAAGGCCGGTGCCACCTCAACGAGCGTGACGTCAGCACCGTTTTCGCGCAGTGCCAGCGCG
Coding sequences within:
- a CDS encoding TetR/AcrR family transcriptional regulator, with translation MPSLREAQKQLTRDTIVERALELFTQKGYAATTIDEIAASAGTTRVTFYAYYPTRADLMRDFMARVNAVLERADGPDSGSTAPDLVQVVRDGKLAGILSWLESRAALWPVFRPYLDVLDEAAAVDPEVRTMVERWHEEVITDMVRGMQLAGRFAGETRHIRGTLAFTQLDYVATLWTRRKMEPNREHALEVLADSWYHLLCDEG
- a CDS encoding FAD-dependent oxidoreductase, with protein sequence MSNVKDSTDVLVVGGGMAGLAGALALRENGADVTLVEVAPAFGEVGAGLQMAPNASRVLKRWGLLEKALKIGVQPKHLVFRDAVTGEELTRQTLGGEFEERYGAPYVVIHRSDLHRILLEACQEAGVTLVNDVLVQKVETDGDRARAYSAKGEVFEADAILAADGLKSTLRATVANDGPVNSAYVAYRGTVPITEETPAADLEDVIVYLGPNCHLVQYPLRKGQLLNTVAVFKSPSFERGEEQYGGVDELEAAYKDCVPALQEALKNLATGIRWPMYDRNPIENWVSGRMALIGDAAHPMLQYLAQGACQALEDAAVLQDAASNCVFTPEGIDAGAWEDAFREFNETRAARTARVQRTARIWGESWHVDGVARVLRNMLFKSRGDNNFQYNDWLYGRNEPGAPAEVPAGAKLVKA